The window AGCAGGTACCGTTCTCGTTGAAGGCAATACCGCAGGAACCTATGCAAAGCTTTCTGGTTCTACTGCAGGTGCTGTCGGTAAGCTTGCAATTCTTCTCGAAGACGTTGATGTTGCTGATGGTTCTTCTGTGAAGGCTCTTGCAGCATTGACTGGCGAATTCAATAAGGATGCTCTTGTCTTTGGTGATGAAGCAACCCTCGCTATCAACAAAACCAACATGATCGCCCAGGGCATTTTTGCCAAGGCCGTTGTTTAAGGAGGTCTGAAAATGGCTGAAATCGATATTACCTCTCCTAGCGAACTG is drawn from Fibrobacter sp. and contains these coding sequences:
- a CDS encoding head decoration protein — translated: MYDAQTTEYDKLVAGDYPVAQTVVTIAGAATLVAGTVLVEGNTAGTYAKLSGSTAGAVGKLAILLEDVDVADGSSVKALAALTGEFNKDALVFGDEATLAINKTNMIAQGIFAKAVV